One window of the Ananas comosus cultivar F153 linkage group 21, ASM154086v1, whole genome shotgun sequence genome contains the following:
- the LOC109726318 gene encoding transcription factor GTE9-like isoform X1, translating to MAPTVLVEYTKEKQLKRTPEEISMTMTGKPRKISKGCYSAPQNVETMGESDGFCSPCHVDSEDSSAPKRRCISLNADQCDDFTAPKQVISISKMSSSERKALEVRLRSELDQLQAFQRKVLSMSTAAVNVVATNGQVKKQGRTELQVNCGSKGRFQPAKCVPPPVPARSNAMLMKQCETLLNRLMVHKHGWVFNVPVDPVKWNIPDYFDVIKHPMDLGTIKTRIASGAYTSPWGFAADVRLTFTNAMTYNSPDNSVHIMADTMSKFFETRWKAIEKKLPEVDECFKHETKVPLPESQLKKRNIAPLDHNAVTTDRVKQRMTMEDRERLGTLLVSWMGELPAHIVDFLRQHCSNVNSEDEIEVDIHTLGEDTLSDLQKLLDDFLLERKKSQQVTAEQCDMEVLNVSGVSNPSMRPCRDTSDEPIEEDVDICGHDAPVSSYPPVLVENDAQLSGSKESSSSSSSSDSDSSSSDSDSSTSYGSGSHEVVGSPGKASKENGRPDLTLDQEKSDVISSLDVNRPNSCSHIPEQDASSKPAAVGADVNAEGENAKSERQVSPDKLYRAALLRSRFADTIIRAREKTLNQSEKGDPEKLQREREELERQKREEKARLLAEAKAAEDARRQAEAQAAAEAKRQRELEREAARQALLKMEKSVEIDDSHILKDLEMLSTAPADHMLSSADETSPDHSPDGMGGLKLGGSNPLEQLGLYMKVDEEEEEEEEGEPRRLPTNDEEEGEIN from the exons ATGGCACCAACCGTCCTTGTAGAGtacacaaaagaaaaacagtTAAAGAGAACTCCTGAGGAAATCTCCATGACTATGACGGGGAAGCCCCGTAAAATCTCAAAGGGATGCTATTCCGCCCCGCAAAATGTGGAGACAATGGGCGAGTCTGACGGATTTTGCAGCCCCTGTCATGTTGATTCCGAGGATTCTTCTGCGCCCAAAAGGAGGTGCATAAGCTTAAATGCAGACCAATGTGATGATTTCACTGCCCCCAAGCAAGTCATTTCCATCTCCAAGATGTCTTCTTCAGAGAGAAAGGCACTGGAAGTGAGATTGCGGTCTGAGCTCGACCAACTGCAAGCATTTCAGAGGAAAGTACTATCCATGAGCACAGCTGCCGTCAATGTTGTTGCGACCAATGGGCAAGTTAAAAAGCAGGGTAGGACTGAGTTGCAAGTGAATTGTGGGTCTAAAGGAAGGTTTCAGCCAGCTAAATGCGTGCCACCTCCTGTTCCTGCTAGATCGAATGCAATGCTTATGAAACAGTGTGAAACATTGCTTAATCGTTTGATGGTACACAAGCATGGCTGGGTATTTAATGTTCCTGTTGACCCAGTGAAGTGGAATATTCCGGATTATTTTGATGTTATTAAGCATCCGATGGACCTTGGAACCATCAAAACGCGGATTGCTTCTGGGGCCTACACCAGCCCCTGGGGCTTTGCTGCAGATGTTCGGCTTACTTTCACCAATGCAATGACTTATAATTCTCCTGATAATTCTGTTCATATCATGGCGGATACCATGAGCAAGTTCTTTGAAACAAGATGGAAGGCCATTGAGAAGAAGTTGCCTGAAGTTGATGAATGTTTTAAGCACGAGACGAAGGTACCACTACCTGAGTCACAGTTGAAGAAGAGGAACATTGCTCCTCTGGACCATAATGCTGTGACGACTGATAGGGTGAAGCAGAGGATGACCATGGAGGACAGAGAAAGATTGGGTACGCTTTTGGTGTCTTGGATGGGGGAACTGCCCGCCCATATTGTTGATTTCCTGAGGCAGCACTGTAGCAATGTAAACAGTGAGGATGAAATAGAGGTTGATATCCACACTCTTGGCGAGGATACATTGTCCGATTTGCAGAAGCTCTTGGATGATTTTTTgctagaaagaaagaagagcCAGCAAGTGACAGCGGAGCAATGTGATATGGAG GTTCTGAATGTATCCGGCGTTAGTAATCCATCTATGCGTCCTTGCAGAG ATACAAGCGACGAGCCAATCGAGGAGGATGTTGATATATGTGGACATGATGCTCCTGTTTCAAGCTACCCTCCCGTTTTGGTCGAAAACGATGCGCAACTTAGCGGTAGCAAAGAGAGTAGCTCAAGCAGTTCCAGTAGTGACTCTGACTCTTCCTCTAGTG ATTCAGATTCTAGTACTTCTTATGGAAGTGGCTCACATGAGGTGGTCGGTAGCCCTGGAAAAGCATCGAAG GAAAATGGAAGACCTGATTTAACTTTGGACCAAGAAAAGAGTGATGTTATAAGTTCTCTTGATGTAAACC GGCCTAACAGTTGCTCACATATTCCAGAACAGGATGCTTCATCTAAACCTGCGGCTGTTGGGGCCGATGTGAATGCAGAGG gcgagaatgctaaaagtgagagGCAGGTCTCTCCCGATAAGCTTTACCGAGCAGCACTACTGAGAAGCCGTTTTGCAGATACAATCATCAGAGCCCGTGAGAAAACCCTTAATCAA AGTGAAAAAGGGGATCCTGAAAAGCTGCAGCGTGAGCGAGAGGAGCTTGAAAGGCAGAAAAGAGAAG AGAAAGCGAGGCTACTAGCTGAAGCCAAGGCCGCTGAGGATGCGCGCAGGCAAGCCGAAGCACAAGCCGCGGCTGAAGCTAAGCGCCAAAGAGAGCTTGAGAGAGAAGCAGCGCGGCAGGCCTTACTTAAG ATGGAAAAATCTGTGGAGATTGACGATTCTCATATTCTCAAGGATCTTGAAATGCTTAGCACGGCTCCAGCTGATCATATGCTGAGCTCTGCCGACGAGACGAGCCCGGACCACTCTCCTGACGGCATGGGGGGTCTTAAGCTCGGCGGAAGCAATCCTCTAGAGCAACTCGGGCTTTATATGAAagttgatgaagaagaagaggaagaagaagaaggcgagcCAAGAAGATTGCCCACAAATGATGAGGAGGAAGGAGAGATCAATTGA
- the LOC109726318 gene encoding transcription factor GTE9-like isoform X2: MAPTVLVEYTKEKQLKRTPEEISMTMTGKPRKISKGCYSAPQNVETMGESDGFCSPCHVDSEDSSAPKRRCISLNADQCDDFTAPKQVISISKMSSSERKALEVRLRSELDQLQAFQRKVLSMSTAAVNVVATNGQVKKQGRTELQVNCGSKGRFQPAKCVPPPVPARSNAMLMKQCETLLNRLMVHKHGWVFNVPVDPVKWNIPDYFDVIKHPMDLGTIKTRIASGAYTSPWGFAADVRLTFTNAMTYNSPDNSVHIMADTMSKFFETRWKAIEKKLPEVDECFKHETKVPLPESQLKKRNIAPLDHNAVTTDRVKQRMTMEDRERLGTLLVSWMGELPAHIVDFLRQHCSNVNSEDEIEVDIHTLGEDTLSDLQKLLDDFLLERKKSQQVTAEQCDMEVLNVSGVSNPSMRPCRDTSDEPIEEDVDICGHDAPVSSYPPVLVENDAQLSGSKESSSSSSSSDSDSSSSDSDSSTSYGSGSHEVVGSPGKASKENGRPDLTLDQEKSDVISSLDVNQQDASSKPAAVGADVNAEGENAKSERQVSPDKLYRAALLRSRFADTIIRAREKTLNQSEKGDPEKLQREREELERQKREEKARLLAEAKAAEDARRQAEAQAAAEAKRQRELEREAARQALLKMEKSVEIDDSHILKDLEMLSTAPADHMLSSADETSPDHSPDGMGGLKLGGSNPLEQLGLYMKVDEEEEEEEEGEPRRLPTNDEEEGEIN; this comes from the exons ATGGCACCAACCGTCCTTGTAGAGtacacaaaagaaaaacagtTAAAGAGAACTCCTGAGGAAATCTCCATGACTATGACGGGGAAGCCCCGTAAAATCTCAAAGGGATGCTATTCCGCCCCGCAAAATGTGGAGACAATGGGCGAGTCTGACGGATTTTGCAGCCCCTGTCATGTTGATTCCGAGGATTCTTCTGCGCCCAAAAGGAGGTGCATAAGCTTAAATGCAGACCAATGTGATGATTTCACTGCCCCCAAGCAAGTCATTTCCATCTCCAAGATGTCTTCTTCAGAGAGAAAGGCACTGGAAGTGAGATTGCGGTCTGAGCTCGACCAACTGCAAGCATTTCAGAGGAAAGTACTATCCATGAGCACAGCTGCCGTCAATGTTGTTGCGACCAATGGGCAAGTTAAAAAGCAGGGTAGGACTGAGTTGCAAGTGAATTGTGGGTCTAAAGGAAGGTTTCAGCCAGCTAAATGCGTGCCACCTCCTGTTCCTGCTAGATCGAATGCAATGCTTATGAAACAGTGTGAAACATTGCTTAATCGTTTGATGGTACACAAGCATGGCTGGGTATTTAATGTTCCTGTTGACCCAGTGAAGTGGAATATTCCGGATTATTTTGATGTTATTAAGCATCCGATGGACCTTGGAACCATCAAAACGCGGATTGCTTCTGGGGCCTACACCAGCCCCTGGGGCTTTGCTGCAGATGTTCGGCTTACTTTCACCAATGCAATGACTTATAATTCTCCTGATAATTCTGTTCATATCATGGCGGATACCATGAGCAAGTTCTTTGAAACAAGATGGAAGGCCATTGAGAAGAAGTTGCCTGAAGTTGATGAATGTTTTAAGCACGAGACGAAGGTACCACTACCTGAGTCACAGTTGAAGAAGAGGAACATTGCTCCTCTGGACCATAATGCTGTGACGACTGATAGGGTGAAGCAGAGGATGACCATGGAGGACAGAGAAAGATTGGGTACGCTTTTGGTGTCTTGGATGGGGGAACTGCCCGCCCATATTGTTGATTTCCTGAGGCAGCACTGTAGCAATGTAAACAGTGAGGATGAAATAGAGGTTGATATCCACACTCTTGGCGAGGATACATTGTCCGATTTGCAGAAGCTCTTGGATGATTTTTTgctagaaagaaagaagagcCAGCAAGTGACAGCGGAGCAATGTGATATGGAG GTTCTGAATGTATCCGGCGTTAGTAATCCATCTATGCGTCCTTGCAGAG ATACAAGCGACGAGCCAATCGAGGAGGATGTTGATATATGTGGACATGATGCTCCTGTTTCAAGCTACCCTCCCGTTTTGGTCGAAAACGATGCGCAACTTAGCGGTAGCAAAGAGAGTAGCTCAAGCAGTTCCAGTAGTGACTCTGACTCTTCCTCTAGTG ATTCAGATTCTAGTACTTCTTATGGAAGTGGCTCACATGAGGTGGTCGGTAGCCCTGGAAAAGCATCGAAG GAAAATGGAAGACCTGATTTAACTTTGGACCAAGAAAAGAGTGATGTTATAAGTTCTCTTGATGTAAACC AACAGGATGCTTCATCTAAACCTGCGGCTGTTGGGGCCGATGTGAATGCAGAGG gcgagaatgctaaaagtgagagGCAGGTCTCTCCCGATAAGCTTTACCGAGCAGCACTACTGAGAAGCCGTTTTGCAGATACAATCATCAGAGCCCGTGAGAAAACCCTTAATCAA AGTGAAAAAGGGGATCCTGAAAAGCTGCAGCGTGAGCGAGAGGAGCTTGAAAGGCAGAAAAGAGAAG AGAAAGCGAGGCTACTAGCTGAAGCCAAGGCCGCTGAGGATGCGCGCAGGCAAGCCGAAGCACAAGCCGCGGCTGAAGCTAAGCGCCAAAGAGAGCTTGAGAGAGAAGCAGCGCGGCAGGCCTTACTTAAG ATGGAAAAATCTGTGGAGATTGACGATTCTCATATTCTCAAGGATCTTGAAATGCTTAGCACGGCTCCAGCTGATCATATGCTGAGCTCTGCCGACGAGACGAGCCCGGACCACTCTCCTGACGGCATGGGGGGTCTTAAGCTCGGCGGAAGCAATCCTCTAGAGCAACTCGGGCTTTATATGAAagttgatgaagaagaagaggaagaagaagaaggcgagcCAAGAAGATTGCCCACAAATGATGAGGAGGAAGGAGAGATCAATTGA